DNA sequence from the Drosophila sechellia strain sech25 chromosome 3L, ASM438219v1, whole genome shotgun sequence genome:
aaaaacattttcgtTCTGTTCTTTTTGATTTCTCGATTATTGATTGTTTTTGCTACCGCTGTGCTTTGTTAATCttttaattgctttattttgtttttcctctttGTGTTTATGTTGTTGCTACTCGACCGACGACTTATCGCCCCAATGTTTTATAGACAGGATTTCGTTTCCATTTCGAATTCTAGTTGATTTTTCTCTTTTCTGTTCACCCTCTTTCGCCGCAAATAGTTGGCAGACGTTTTGTTTTAATCTTGATAGAGGGAcctgcaaaaataaatacaaatttatcttggaatttattttggccaaTAGACTTATAATGAGAAGTATGAAAAGTTGGCAGATATGGTTGggcaaatttattgtttttagcATTATTTTCAACAGATTAGTGATTTTCCGTTGCGATTGTCAgccaaaggaaaacaaaataagggcgaacagaaaaaaaagggaaactaCTGATAAGCGGTCAAAACTCTCTCACAATCATAATAACCGTTAACCCCGCGCGGGAGTGGGATGCAAGTTTGAAACACCGTTTCATACAGCCGCACTGTGTAGTTCCTCTTGCCCCTTCTGATCTCCCACTCTCCGTCTCTCTCTTACTAACTCTCCCTCTCTTACTATCTCTCTCTccccctctctctcttttcGCGAATTCCAGTTCAATAACcagttttaaatttattttagctCTGCGTTCTCATCTCGTTCGTAAGTTCTGTGCTTGCtgtgtttttctggggaccggAAAGCGGAAAAGGGGCGGAAGTCAAAAACAAGTTTCTCTAAGGGCGCTCGCTTTCATTTGTCTCGCtgttaattaaacaatttgatCTGAGTTCTGTCATCAAAATTCCCCTCTCGCCTCTTTTTTGTTTCTCCATCTTTCCTTCCTAATAGAAGTCTCTCCCCATTGAAACCTCTCTATTTCAACAGGTCACAAAAGTGTCCCAAGAAATGTCTGATTGGACCACAAAAATTTAGGGGGAAGTCCATCAGACTGTGAAAATTTGGTCGCCTGTTTTGCTGGTTTGTGTGCTGTTTTATTATTCTCACGCGTACACTTTGTGTgcttatacatacatatataaatcaCTTGCATATGTCTATGAGCCTTTGCTGTTGCCAAGAGCGGTTTCCGCCAGCAAAATGTGGGTTGCCTGCCAACTCTGACTTACCGATAGTTGCCTGCACTGAGTAAAAATATTGTGGATACTAGATTCCAGGAACATTAATTCTACATTTACATGTGTAGTAATTCGATCTACACTTGTAGATACCATATTATTAACTCCAATCTAACCTTATCGTCTTTCGATCTTCTCCTTGCAGTTAAAGTATGCGAGAAGCGGCTGATCCTGCGCGAACGAAAGCAGGACTACATCAAGCGTGAACGCGAGGTGATGCACCAGATGACCAACGTTCCCGGCTTCGTAAACCTATCGTGCACCTTCCAGGACCAACGTTCCCTTTACTTTGTTATGACGTACGCACGAAAGGGAGACATGTTGCCATACATCAACCGCGTGGGCAGCTTCGACGTGGCCTGCACGCGCCACTACGCCGCCGAGCTTCTGCTGGCCTGTGAGCACATGCACCGCCGCAATGTGGTGCACCGCGACCTCAAGCCCGAGAACATTCTGCTCGACGAGGACATGCACACGCTGATCGCCGACTTCGGGTCCGCCAAGGTGATGACGGCCCACGAAAGAGCTCTGGCCACGGAGCACTGTTCGGAGCAACGGCGCAGCCACTCCGATGAAGACGACGAAGACAGCGACCGCCTGGACAACGAAGACGAAGACTTATACGATCGCGACTCAGAGGAGTTGGACGACGGCGACGACGAACAGCAGCAGGAAGAAATGGACTCCCCGCGCCATCGTCAAAGTCGTTACAACCGTCACCGAAAGGCAAGCTTTGTGGGCACTGCCCAATACGTTTCACCGGAAGTGCTCCAAAACGGACCTATAACTCCGGCGGCGGACCTGTGGGCACTGGGATGTATAGTTTACCAGATGATCGCCGGCTTACCGCCATTCCGTGGCAGCAACGATTATGTCATTTTTAAAGAGATCCTTGACTGCGCCGTGGACTTCCCGCAAGGCTTTGATAAGGACGCCGAGGACCTGGTGCGTAAGCTGCTCCGTGTCGATCCGCGAGACCGCCTGGGTGCTCAGGACGAGTTTGGATATTACGAAACCATTCGGGCGCACCCGTTCTTCGCCGGCATCGACTGGCAGACGCTTCGTAAACAAACCCCTCCCCCTATCTACCCCTACTTACCGGGCGTAAGTCAGGATGAGGACTTCAGGTCCAGCTATACTGTGCCCGGGGACTTGGAGCCTGGCCTTGACGAACGGCAGATATCGCGATTGCTTAGTGCGGAATTAGGCGTTGGCAGCAGCGTGGCCATGCCCGTCAAGCGATCGACCGCAAAGAGTAAGTGACCACGTGGTGCCCCAGACAAAGACGTGGGCtaataaatgttttgtttttcttcagACTCTTTCGACCTGAACGATGCCGAGAAGCTGCAGCGTCTCGAGCAACAAAAGACTGACAAGTGGCACGTTTTTGCTGACGGCGAAGTGATCCTCAAGAAGGGGTTTGTCAACAAGCGCAAGGGTCTGTTTGCTCGCAAGCGAATGCTCCTGCTGACCACGGGACCGAGACTCATCTATATCGATCCCGTGCAGATGATCAAAAAAGGCGAAATTCCGTGGAGCCCAGATCTGCGAGCGGAGTACAAAAacttcaaaatattttttgtccaTACGGTAAGTGTTTGCTTACCTATGGTGGGTTAAGGATGCACGAGGCGCAACTAGGAAAACCGAGAAAGCATAAGTTTGTTGAACCGATGACATCACAGCTTGTTTGTAGCCTGTCGCACGCCCACTGAAAAGCAATTTGAGCGTCAGTTTATGTCCCGGGCACGTGTTGGCtatgaaaacaaattaaatgcgGCATTGAAAACTGCACACGCAAGGCAGATAAAAACTCAAACTTGTCTGGTGAATGGGGTTAAAATTAGCGTTCCGCTCAACTAATTTTACTCTTTTGGTTTCATTGCAGCCAAATCGAACCTATTACCTGGATGATCCCGAAGGCTATGCTATCCACTGGTCGGAAGCCATTGAGAGCATGCGCAAGTTGACCTACGGAGATCCCTCCTCCACGTCTGCAGTGTCTTGCTCCAGCGGCAGCAGTAATAGCCTGGCTGTCATCTCAAATTCATTCGCCGCCTCCTCAAGCAACTCGCCCACGGTGAGACGCAGTTCACCTGTAAACGCTCCTCAAGCTTCGACGGCGTCCGACAACCGGACGTTGGGTAGCACCAGAACGGGGACGTCACCGAGCAAGAAGACGGCGTCCAAGTAAACGTAGTCCTATTTGTAGCAATGTGAAATAATTTAGTTGAAATTTAGTGCAAACGAAGCGATGGCGTAGAAGAGGGCGGAAATAGAAGTAAGCTTAGAAGTAAAAGTAAGCGATGGGAAAATAACGATCATGTCTCTAGTGCTAATTAGAACCCAATTTCTGTTTTTCGATTTATATTGTGCTTAGGGCAAAAATTATAACACTAGAATAAACTAAAGTAAAATACATCTATAACGACTaagtaaattcaatttaaaatttaaattaaatatttatatacagcatacataaatacaaatatattcgtATTTAGCGCGTAGTTAGTCACAATTGAAATGAATTACACACGGATGCAAGGTGGCATTGTAGGcttaaattaaaagtaatttcGTGAAGAAGAACTAAAAGTCGTATTTAAATTGTGAAATACTAGAAAATTGTCTGGAAACTGTAATATACATAATATGTGTATGTACGTCGGAGAAATggatttttgtttctgttaTCGTGGCAAGATCACATATATGTTAATGTAAATTTTGTAAACAGTGTAACTATGTAAAGAACTATGTGAGCTATATGCACACGGCAAAAAGACCCTAAGGCGTGGGGAAGGAGATGGGAATAAGCCGGAAAACCATCGATgccacataaataaaaatcggtGTTTTTTCAGCTTCACGCTCAACTTTCTAGGTAATTCTAATATACAGTTGAACGCTAATTATCACTATTTATCATTCTCATTATGCTTTTCGTTTACCTATTTGCCCTATAAAGAAATGTATAAGACTTGAGCTACCCTAATAAAAGaacgaattttaaattatatttttttttttttttgtaagggcTACCACTAAAAACTCAACAGTCGTGAGAAGATTGTCAAGATATGGCGGTCGTTGCCTCTCCAACTGACTCCAATTGAGTGTGTAAAGCAAGTCTTATACAAAGAAATATGTAATAGATGTAAGACAGACTGCAAAGTTTCTTGAAACAATTTAGTTAAATGTTGTAAACGTCTAAGTTGCTACCACTATTACTACTAGAACGCGCCCATCCCCTCCCATATTTACATTTAAGATACAGCAATTAAGTGATGAGCAGAGGCGTAGAGTAAGGAATCGATGTTGAAAGAAAgcaaaaaatacattttgtacatacatatcgCCGTTGGTCGATATACATCtaaacataatttaattttttgttacATTTAAGTAAATTATTTTCGCTAACctaagtaaattaaaattaacgcAATATGCAACAACACACATAAGTatacaattaattaaattaaacgaaaattaCGATTTATTAAACGATGTCATAAAGCGGAGAGCCACTGATAGTGAGAGAAATcggtaaaataaatatttaaacaaattatatattatctaTATATGAGTACCAGAACAAGAATGTCAAAAAAGAGAAGcatgtaaaaataaaaaatatattacgaGTAAAATCGCAACAAAAAAAGATAATCCAGCGAAAGGAACGTATCATTAACAGgaaatattaaagaaaaatacaaaaacatttcaaagTAACAAAATTACGatcaaatttgtttttattttggtttgtttGGTTATTAGAATTGGCACATAATGATTGGGTAATAAGTGCGCGTATCCCAGTATCCAACGTTGCAAAATGATACAACATTTCAATAGGTTTCAAAATCTACGTAAGATACTACCACATAAAACGACCTGACTACTTTGATCTACCCTACGCTTGTGCTGCAGTACCTAAAATCGAAGAAAGAGTACAGTAAACAAGGCTAAGATATAGAAAGACATCTCTATTTCTGCAAATCCAAAAAGGGCTTGccttaatttaaaaattagcAAATGCATTGCGCCTCAAATCCCGAAGCGATTGCCAGGGTTTTTATCAACTATATGTAGTTTTTACTTTAGGGAATCTAAACGTTAGagataaaacaatttttaagttataaatttaaaatttaaaagtttGTAGTTATATTAACTAAAAAGaatatacttttatttttatttattccgTCTGGGTTTGGTTATCTGCTCAAGTACTTAACATTTTATAGCCTacaggaaaaaagaaaaaaataggAGATAACGGAAAGACCCATAAAATCGAAAAGTGCCTAGGTAAACCTGTAGGACGATTAGAGgaatattaaaatcattacatgctaaataaatattgtgtATACGAATTCTTTCAGTACGAgtatttaatacatttattattatcataagTGTATCAAAAACCTGAAGCTCCAAAATATCTTTCCGATTTTgagaaaaatataattaaaaatcagatttttgtttatattcttattatttagttcacagtttatatatattatattatttttttattttatattaaattattttttttataacatttattatatattcattatatttataataaatagaTTCGTTGAATAGTATTAATATTGGATTTGAATGTAACGATTCGTTTTTCTGCATTTCAAATCCGAAAATCACTTAGATGATATGACGTaacttaataaaatatataaatcaaaaataactatttgttattttgaagGGGAAAAAGTATGTTGTTTAAAATAAAGGAACGAAAAagcaaaagacaaaaaaaatagCAATCGGTAAAGTTTTAAATTCTTGTtgggcgccaaaaatgaatcGGATaagccaaaaacaacaacaaatatgcTTTTCGATTTTGAGAAGGGTCACATTTCCGATAACAATGAAAACTCACATTTCAAATGGTCACACTTAGTGGGGCGCCAAGATATCGATATCGATTCCGACTGTTGTGTTAAACtttacaaataaattacaaaaaagcGAACGAAAGAAAATCATGGAAGAAAGTGAGCCCAGGTATGGCGCTATGTGGACATTCAAGCTGGTGGTACCATACGTAATTGGCGGCTACCTGTGCGGCCTCGCGGTGACGCTCGCATGGAACTGGTGGCAGCTGGGCCACTTGGTTCTGGGTCTTAATCTCACCTTCGCGATTCCGGTGGCGCTTGTTCTGGCGGTCTTTTACAGCAGACCCGTAAGGTAAGAACTACCGGAAAACGCACGAAACGATTTGTGGGTAACAGTTTCACCCCCTGGTTGGCAGGTGCATTGTGACGTTGGCCGTTCCCTCGCTGTGCAGCTCCCGGGGAAGGGCGTTCCTCATCAGCCTCGCCTTTGTCATTGCCGCAGTTGGGCCTACGGCGAACATTCTAGCCAATTTGAAGGTGATGCTCCGCAGCCTCGCTTGCGGACAGGAGCTATTGCGTCAGGCGCTTGGCCAGATGTTGGACGTAATACTGGAGCCGGTGAATGCCATCCAGCTAGCGGTGGATCTGTTGATGCGGGAAGTGCGTCGGGTGCTCAATTTGGCCATGGTAGTGCTGTTACGCATTCAGGACCATTTGATCGCAATTAGTGAGTATTCTTGCCTTAAAAATGCTGCAGTTTTCTCTGCTGATTCATTTTTGTAGTTAAAACCCTGAAGAACTGCGCCGCTTGGCTGAAATCAATCGTAGACCTGTGCAACACAGAAATGGGCACTCCCTGGGCACGTTGCAAAAAGACGGCACATCACGCTATGATCAGGTGCCAGGCAAAAATGGGCGTATTCAAGGCGCTATGCCATGCTACAAAGCTGTTTCTGGCCCTCTGCTACCCCGCCAAGATCATCGATGTGTTTTGTAGCGGTTACTGGGATCTCAGCTGGGGTCTCCTTGATAAAATCTCAGAACGTAAGAGTGTAAAGCACGATCGGTATTTTGGTTATTCATTGAACGATCTCGTAGGCTACCGCGAATTTGTGCGGCACATCGAGGAAATGTTTGATGCCAATATCACCTTTGAGCACGAATTTTTCTTTGATACAAACTCTTCAAAGAGCCTGGCGGACGTGGGAGAGGAAATTATACAGGATATCAACAAGCGTCTGTCGTCGTTTATCTTCTTGAGCAGCTTTGTGGATATTCTCTGCTGGGTCATGGTGGTTACTGTATTTTTTAAGTAGGCAAGAGCTTAACCATCTTACTAATTTAGTGTTGGTGATGCCTCAATTGTTCCCATCAGAGCCACCATCTTCTACCTTCGATACATGCACAGCCGGCAATTTCAGAATGTGTTTTTGACAAAGATACTAAGTGATATCGACCGGCGGCACGAAAAGCACGGTTACGATCCACTGCTACCCCTTCATCAACTTGAAAGGGCAAAGTATATGAAGGTAAGGTTTCCCTACGTTTCATTGACCtaatattttaatgatttcaTTGCAGCTTACTAGTTTGCGCTTGACTTTGTTTGAGTTCGTGTCCATTGTTGAGAACGCCTGTTTCATGGCCACAACCTGCTTGCAGTTGTTTGCGATTTGCTTTCTGGATTACGGACTGTTCTGGCTGCTGGAAACTATGTCCTTCCATGGCCACCAAGAAACTGGGCTGGAGGTGCCCGCTTACGTCGATCTAGAGATTAAGGGTGGGGGCTTTGTGGCGGATGTCATGCGAGGAATTGCTAATGCCTTTCGACCCTTGACGCAAAAAAGCATTTTAGACGTCAATCCCTGCCTCCCGCTGCCCGTGAAACCTGATTATGCGGAATATCTAATTATATTACTACTCTGTCTGCTCGCTTGGCTGATCCTTTTGGCCGAGCCGTATATATTGCGCACTCGCCATCTTATAATGGCCTACTTTTATCCAAAACGCGCCAAGGAAAGAGGCATGTTTCTGTACAACATGATTTCCGAAGATAGAAGTAAGAAAGTACATACCTTTTAAAGTTGTTCTAATGTATTCTCTCCAGCAAGTATTTTTAAGTTTGTACGCCGCAGAAAGCGTAATGAGTTTAACCACAAACGAAATGTTAAGCACACCAGAAATTTTTCTTGGCTGAACAATAGATTCTCCTGTTTAATATACAtgtgctcctgctgctcctgctgccagAGCACTGAGAGGTGCACCATATGTGGGCGATCTCTGACTCTGTGAGTAGCTCCAATCGTAAAACACACTCCGGGTTACAGTTGGGTGTCCACTTTTTAGTTCAAATCGTAACCCCTGCGACACTCCTGGATGCAAGGGGGCTTATTGCGGTAAATGCTTTGAAAAGTCACACAATAAGTGTTGTCTGTGCAATCGACCAGTTGATTATGGTGATTTTTCCGACGTTACTGAAGTAGAGTGAGTAAGAACCAGGTCTTAATCGACTATTCTTAAGGTTTTTCTTTGTGCAGCGACTCTTCGGACTATTCTGAAAAAGAGTCTTTTAGCGAAAGGCAGTACAGGAAGACCTGTGGAGGACAACGCTAACAACGAGAGAAAAACAGTTAACCATAGAGGTCATCGGTTGTGAGCATACACGTTATCCGGATAGCTCAGGAATATTTCCACCTATTAAATACCTGATATTACATCAATTCCAAATATATGGTTTTAGGTGAGTTATACAAAGAAAATAAGTTTGTGGGTCCCATAGCAGTAACGTAAATACGTAATACACCAAGTAATTTTAGCTATAACTTAAAGGAAAAATTTGGTGTGTTACTGTTGTTATTGCTGATTTGATTTCAGTGCAATTCCTGCCCTTCGCCGCCCTTGGGAGTCCCAATACAGGGACTACATTGTTTGGCGACCTTCTGGActgcaattaatttttatttaaatactaCAGCGACGACGGGTCACAAATGGTTACCCAGCAATTAAGAAAATTACCTTGCCCCCAAGGATTGACGATTACATTCATCAGTGCTTTAGTGTTCAAACACctgttttcaattttttccttttatatCGAAGCTTGTTTGCTTGATGATCCCGTTCTTGATCTActattttttttctcttggACTCTTTAATAAATTCTGCTCTTCCCGCACATGCGGCTTCCATTTACCAAGCTTATACGAGAACAAGTGTTTATTATATAACACCCGTCGATCTGCGCCGATCCCCTAGACCCTCTATCGACCCCTATCCACTTGACCACCATCGTTGACAGTCAACCACACACACTTGAAGAACAATGGAGCTCATCTTTTCGAACGGATTTTTGTGCTTGTGCAGGTAATACCCGGTCCGTTCGGATGATATCAGGTTACTATTGGGTAGTTTTGTTTGACACTCGATCGATCGCCGTTGTGTCTCTTAGATAGCTGAAGCGTGGACGTTTCCATCCACATCCAGATTCGCTTTCGGGCTGACGAATTATTTTGCACTTCATTATTTTATTGAGAAAACCTTTTTTCATATCTAAAAAACTGCTTTTTTGTTTGGGTAGCCAAAGAAACCAATGCTTTTAAGCTCCATAAGAAGCTCGTGGTCGTTGCCAATTGCCTTGAAGATGGCTTTCTCTAACTCGTCGTATTGAAAGTGGGGCGAAAAGGGCATGTCGTTTAGCGCGTTGAAGAGCGTGTTCCCGCGCTCATTGCCAATAACCAAAGTGCGACCACAGTGGGAAAACCTTGAAATTGGTGAAGGAAATTCCTATTCAGTTGACCATTTTTgttgaaaacaataaaagctTACCGGGCCACAGTATTGAAAGAAGAGTCCATCTTGTGTTTGGACATGGGTCTTAGCAAATTACGACGAAAGTCCCAGACGTTAGCGGTTTCCCGGTTCACCGTCACAATAATCGTAGAGTGGGTGGGGCTCCACTTGGCCCAGTGCACTGGGGTCATCTCGTCCAGCAGTTCGAGGAGAGGTCGCGTGATGCCATCGATCCAAATGCGCACGAACCTGCAGAATAGATACTGTATTTAGCGACCCTTAATAGAGGGCAAATTCCTACCAATCGTTGCCGCAGGTGAGGAAAAGTTTGGGAGACCAAGGCGAGAACTCCATTACGGTGACACCCCCGTCGTGACAACGCAGGACTTCCAAGTACTGGTGCTGATAGTTGATTGAGCATTTGTGGATGCAGCCCTCATCGGTCAGCACGTAGTAAATGTCCTTGTGCAGTGGATGCGTAGTGATGCTTAAGCCTTGCGGGTGGCGGTTAGACTCGCAGGGGATACGCGACGACGGGTGAACGAAAATGCCCTCAGGATGCCCCTCGACTCGCTCCAAAATCATTTGGGTAAAACCAAGCAGGAAGGGGCTTTTGATAATCCGGAAGCGGGTGACCGAGCCATCCTGGGAGAGGCTCAGGAATGGATCGATGTCTGTTTCATGATCGTCGTCTGAAACTTGCTTGATCCAGCGGATGGCAACCACCGGCGAGGAGCCTGGTGAAGTGCTGCGCTGCGAGACCGCAACGGGTGTGTCCTGCAAACTGCTCACATCTCGCACTTCCACGCTGCCGTCGTACAGACCAATGGCGAGCAAGGATGGCAAGAATGGCGAGAAGCTTATTGCCGTTACTGGCACATCGTAGTAGTATGCGCGCTCCGGCTCACCTGGGTTCTTAATGCTCCACAGGAAAACG
Encoded proteins:
- the LOC6610130 gene encoding 3-phosphoinositide-dependent protein kinase 1 isoform X3; amino-acid sequence: MPAMAKEKASATVSLGESNFRDINLKDLAVVVEAASRLHHQQNVCGCGAVSATENNNNSRYGSSKYLTNGHTSPLAAAVASNSSSVATTPHCRMLHNCSLQQYQNDIRQQTEILEMLRQQHQQGYQTQQQQQQPQQQQQQQQPQQQEQPQQQQQLQNPAPRRSPNDFIFGRYIGEGSYSVVYLAVDIHSRREYAIKVCEKRLILRERKQDYIKREREVMHQMTNVPGFVNLSCTFQDQRSLYFVMTYARKGDMLPYINRVGSFDVACTRHYAAELLLACEHMHRRNVVHRDLKPENILLDEDMHTLIADFGSAKVMTAHERALATEHCSEQRRSHSDEDDEDSDRLDNEDEDLYDRDSEELDDGDDEQQQEEMDSPRHRQSRYNRHRKASFVGTAQYVSPEVLQNGPITPAADLWALGCIVYQMIAGLPPFRGSNDYVIFKEILDCAVDFPQGFDKDAEDLVRKLLRVDPRDRLGAQDEFGYYETIRAHPFFAGIDWQTLRKQTPPPIYPYLPGVSQDEDFRSSYTVPGDLEPGLDERQISRLLSAELGVGSSVAMPVKRSTAKNSFDLNDAEKLQRLEQQKTDKWHVFADGEVILKKGFVNKRKGLFARKRMLLLTTGPRLIYIDPVQMIKKGEIPWSPDLRAEYKNFKIFFVHTPNRTYYLDDPEGYAIHWSEAIESMRKLTYGDPSSTSAVSCSSGSSNSLAVISNSFAASSSNSPTVRRSSPVNAPQASTASDNRTLGSTRTGTSPSKKTASK
- the LOC6610130 gene encoding 3-phosphoinositide-dependent protein kinase 1 isoform X2; translation: MNLIQINGTQQQLPLPGSGASGIAAAAVISVASDCGSNCSSNGTEHQQHFNIATTTATSATAATMPAMAKEKASATVSLGESNFRDINLKDLAVVVEAASRLHHQQNVCGCGAVSATENNNNSRYGSSKYLTNGHTSPLAAAVASNSSSVATTPHCRMLHNCSLQQYQNDIRQQTEILEMLRQQHQQGYQTQQQQQQPQQQQQQQQPQQQEQPQQQQQLQNPAPRRSPNDFIFGRYIGEGSYSVVYLAVDIHSRREYAIKVCEKRLILRERKQDYIKREREVMHQMTNVPGFVNLSCTFQDQRSLYFVMTYARKGDMLPYINRVGSFDVACTRHYAAELLLACEHMHRRNVVHRDLKPENILLDEDMHTLIADFGSAKVMTAHERALATEHCSEQRRSHSDEDDEDSDRLDNEDEDLYDRDSEELDDGDDEQQQEEMDSPRHRQSRYNRHRKASFVGTAQYVSPEVLQNGPITPAADLWALGCIVYQMIAGLPPFRGSNDYVIFKEILDCAVDFPQGFDKDAEDLVRKLLRVDPRDRLGAQDEFGYYETIRAHPFFAGIDWQTLRKQTPPPIYPYLPGVSQDEDFRSSYTVPGDLEPGLDERQISRLLSAELGVGSSVAMPVKRSTAKNSFDLNDAEKLQRLEQQKTDKWHVFADGEVILKKGFVNKRKGLFARKRMLLLTTGPRLIYIDPVQMIKKGEIPWSPDLRAEYKNFKIFFVHTPNRTYYLDDPEGYAIHWSEAIESMRKLTYGDPSSTSAVSCSSGSSNSLAVISNSFAASSSNSPTVRRSSPVNAPQASTASDNRTLGSTRTGTSPSKKTASK
- the LOC6610131 gene encoding DC-STAMP domain-containing protein 2 isoform X3, coding for MHSRQFQNVFLTKILSDIDRRHEKHGYDPLLPLHQLERAKYMKLTSLRLTLFEFVSIVENACFMATTCLQLFAICFLDYGLFWLLETMSFHGHQETGLEVPAYVDLEIKGGGFVADVMRGIANAFRPLTQKSILDVNPCLPLPVKPDYAEYLIILLLCLLAWLILLAEPYILRTRHLIMAYFYPKRAKERGMFLYNMISEDRTSIFKFVRRRKRNEFNHKRNVKHTRNFSWLNNRFSCLIYMCSCCSCCQSTERCTICGRSLTLSNRNPCDTPGCKGAYCGKCFEKSHNKCCLCNRPVDYGDFSDVTEVDDSSDYSEKESFSERQYRKTCGGQR
- the LOC6610131 gene encoding DC-STAMP domain-containing protein 2 isoform X1 encodes the protein MEESEPRYGAMWTFKLVVPYVIGGYLCGLAVTLAWNWWQLGHLVLGLNLTFAIPVALVLAVFYSRPVRCIVTLAVPSLCSSRGRAFLISLAFVIAAVGPTANILANLKVMLRSLACGQELLRQALGQMLDVILEPVNAIQLAVDLLMREVRRVLNLAMVVLLRIQDHLIAIIKTLKNCAAWLKSIVDLCNTEMGTPWARCKKTAHHAMIRCQAKMGVFKALCHATKLFLALCYPAKIIDVFCSGYWDLSWGLLDKISERYREFVRHIEEMFDANITFEHEFFFDTNSSKSLADVGEEIIQDINKRLSSFIFLSSFVDILCWVMVVTVFFKATIFYLRYMHSRQFQNVFLTKILSDIDRRHEKHGYDPLLPLHQLERAKYMKLTSLRLTLFEFVSIVENACFMATTCLQLFAICFLDYGLFWLLETMSFHGHQETGLEVPAYVDLEIKGGGFVADVMRGIANAFRPLTQKSILDVNPCLPLPVKPDYAEYLIILLLCLLAWLILLAEPYILRTRHLIMAYFYPKRAKERGMFLYNMISEDRTSIFKFVRRRKRNEFNHKRNVKHTRNFSWLNNRFSCLIYMCSCCSCCQSTERCTICGRSLTLSNRNPCDTPGCKGAYCGKCFEKSHNKCCLCNRPVDYGDFSDVTEVDDSSDYSEKESFSERQYRKTCGGQR
- the LOC6610131 gene encoding DC-STAMP domain-containing protein 2 isoform X2, producing the protein MEESEPRYGAMWTFKLVVPYVIGGYLCGLAVTLAWNWWQLGHLVLGLNLTFAIPVALVLAVFYSRPVRCIVTLAVPSLCSSRGRAFLISLAFVIAAVGPTANILANLKVMLRSLACGQELLRQALGQMLDVILEPVNAIQLAVDLLMREVRRVLNLAMVVLLRIQDHLIAIIKTLKNCAAWLKSIVDLCNTEMGTPWARCKKTAHHAMIRCQAKMGVFKALCHATKLFLALCYPAKIIDVFCSGYWDLSWGLLDKISERYREFVRHIEEMFDANITFEHEFFFDTNSSKSLADVGEEIIQDINKRLSSFIFLSSFVDILCWVMSHHLLPSIHAQPAISECVFDKDTK
- the LOC6610130 gene encoding 3-phosphoinositide-dependent protein kinase 1 isoform X1 codes for the protein MKCKSWSNKINNYVVRKIKSIKINGTQQQLPLPGSGASGIAAAAVISVASDCGSNCSSNGTEHQQHFNIATTTATSATAATMPAMAKEKASATVSLGESNFRDINLKDLAVVVEAASRLHHQQNVCGCGAVSATENNNNSRYGSSKYLTNGHTSPLAAAVASNSSSVATTPHCRMLHNCSLQQYQNDIRQQTEILEMLRQQHQQGYQTQQQQQQPQQQQQQQQPQQQEQPQQQQQLQNPAPRRSPNDFIFGRYIGEGSYSVVYLAVDIHSRREYAIKVCEKRLILRERKQDYIKREREVMHQMTNVPGFVNLSCTFQDQRSLYFVMTYARKGDMLPYINRVGSFDVACTRHYAAELLLACEHMHRRNVVHRDLKPENILLDEDMHTLIADFGSAKVMTAHERALATEHCSEQRRSHSDEDDEDSDRLDNEDEDLYDRDSEELDDGDDEQQQEEMDSPRHRQSRYNRHRKASFVGTAQYVSPEVLQNGPITPAADLWALGCIVYQMIAGLPPFRGSNDYVIFKEILDCAVDFPQGFDKDAEDLVRKLLRVDPRDRLGAQDEFGYYETIRAHPFFAGIDWQTLRKQTPPPIYPYLPGVSQDEDFRSSYTVPGDLEPGLDERQISRLLSAELGVGSSVAMPVKRSTAKNSFDLNDAEKLQRLEQQKTDKWHVFADGEVILKKGFVNKRKGLFARKRMLLLTTGPRLIYIDPVQMIKKGEIPWSPDLRAEYKNFKIFFVHTPNRTYYLDDPEGYAIHWSEAIESMRKLTYGDPSSTSAVSCSSGSSNSLAVISNSFAASSSNSPTVRRSSPVNAPQASTASDNRTLGSTRTGTSPSKKTASK